The following proteins come from a genomic window of Streptomyces sp. NBC_00539:
- a CDS encoding DEAD/DEAH box helicase, whose product MTEELSPAQRYAAARIRAAEEATALAPFRKMYEFGLDPYQVEACRALESGKGVLVAAPTGSGKTIVGEFAVHLALRQGRKCFYTTPIKALSNQKYADLVKRYGADKVGLLTGDNSVNSEAPVVVMTTEVLRNMLYAGSQSLLGLGYVVMDEVHYLSDRFRGAVWEEVIIHLPESVTLVSLSATVSNAEEFGDWLDTVRGDTEVIVSEERPVPLWQHVMAGRKVYDLFEEESDHGGRGSARREVNPDLLRMAREENSRTYNPKERRRGKMVREADRERERRSRGRIWTPSRPEVIARLDNEDLLPAINFIFSRAGCEAAVQQCLYAGLRLNDDGARLRVREIVEERTSSIPTEDLHVLGYYEWLEGLERGIAAHHAGMLPTFKEVVEELFVRGLVKAVFATETLALGINMPARTVILEKLVKWNGEQHADITPGEYTQLTGRAGRRGIDVEGHAVVLWQRGMDPVALAGLAGTRTYPLRSSFKPSYNMAVNLVQQFGRHRSRELLETSFAQFQADRSVVGISRQVQRNEEGLDGYREGMTCHLGNFEEYARLRRDLKDRETELAKQGAAQRRVQAAGSLEKLKPGDVIHVPTGKFAGLALVLDPGMPAGRSNGHRGYEYTEGPRPLVLTVERQVKRLAAIDFPVPVEAIDRMRIPKTFNPRSPQSRRDLASALRAKAGHIVPERRGRGRAAAADDREIARLRAELRAHPCHGCDEREDHARWAERYHRLKRDTVQLERRIEGRTNTIARTFDRIHALLTELDYLREDEVTVHGKRLARLYGELDLLASECLREGVWEGLNPAELAACVSALVFEARQSDDAVAPKVPGGAAKAALGEMVRIWGRLDALEEEHRINQAEGVGQREPDLGFAWAAYQWASDKSLDEVLREAEMPAGDFVRWCKQVIDVLGQIAAAAPPSSAPPSSQSGSTVARNARKAVDALLRGVVAYSSVG is encoded by the coding sequence ATGACCGAAGAACTCTCACCCGCGCAGCGGTACGCCGCCGCCCGGATCCGCGCCGCCGAAGAGGCCACCGCCCTGGCTCCCTTCCGCAAGATGTACGAATTCGGCCTGGATCCGTACCAGGTCGAGGCCTGCCGGGCCCTGGAGTCGGGCAAGGGCGTCCTCGTCGCCGCCCCCACCGGGTCGGGCAAGACCATCGTCGGCGAATTCGCCGTGCACCTCGCGCTGCGGCAGGGCCGCAAGTGCTTCTACACCACGCCGATCAAGGCGCTGTCCAACCAGAAGTACGCCGACCTCGTCAAGCGCTACGGCGCCGACAAGGTCGGCCTGCTGACCGGCGACAACAGCGTCAACTCCGAGGCGCCGGTGGTCGTGATGACCACCGAGGTGCTCCGCAACATGCTCTACGCGGGCTCCCAGTCGCTGCTCGGCCTCGGCTACGTGGTCATGGACGAGGTGCACTACCTCTCCGACCGGTTCCGCGGAGCCGTCTGGGAGGAAGTGATCATCCACCTCCCGGAGTCGGTGACCCTGGTCTCGCTCTCCGCCACCGTGTCCAACGCCGAGGAGTTCGGCGACTGGCTCGACACCGTGCGCGGCGATACCGAGGTGATCGTCTCCGAGGAGCGGCCCGTGCCGCTGTGGCAGCACGTCATGGCCGGCCGCAAGGTCTACGACCTCTTCGAAGAGGAGTCCGACCACGGCGGCCGCGGCTCCGCGCGCCGCGAGGTCAACCCCGACCTGCTGCGCATGGCGCGGGAGGAGAACAGCCGCACGTACAACCCGAAGGAGCGGCGGCGCGGCAAGATGGTCCGCGAAGCGGACCGCGAGCGCGAGCGGCGCTCCCGCGGCCGGATCTGGACCCCGAGCCGGCCCGAGGTCATCGCCCGCCTCGACAACGAGGACCTGCTCCCCGCCATCAACTTCATCTTCAGCAGGGCCGGCTGCGAGGCCGCCGTCCAGCAGTGCCTGTACGCAGGGCTGCGGCTCAACGACGACGGCGCCCGCCTGCGGGTCCGGGAGATCGTCGAGGAACGGACCTCCTCCATCCCCACCGAGGACCTGCACGTCCTCGGGTACTACGAATGGCTCGAAGGGCTGGAGCGGGGCATCGCCGCGCACCACGCCGGCATGCTGCCGACCTTCAAGGAGGTCGTGGAGGAACTCTTCGTCCGCGGCCTGGTCAAGGCCGTCTTCGCCACCGAGACCCTCGCGCTCGGCATCAACATGCCCGCGCGCACGGTGATCCTGGAGAAGCTGGTCAAGTGGAACGGCGAGCAGCACGCCGACATCACCCCCGGCGAGTACACGCAGCTCACCGGCCGGGCCGGGCGGCGCGGCATCGACGTCGAGGGCCACGCGGTGGTGCTGTGGCAGCGCGGCATGGACCCGGTGGCGCTCGCCGGGCTCGCCGGCACCCGTACGTATCCGCTGCGCTCCAGCTTCAAGCCCTCGTACAACATGGCCGTGAACCTGGTGCAGCAGTTCGGGCGGCACCGCTCGCGCGAGCTGCTGGAGACCTCGTTCGCCCAGTTCCAGGCGGACCGCTCGGTCGTCGGCATCTCCCGGCAGGTGCAGCGCAACGAAGAGGGTCTGGACGGCTACCGGGAGGGCATGACCTGCCACCTCGGGAACTTCGAGGAGTACGCGCGGCTGCGCCGCGACCTCAAGGACCGCGAGACGGAGCTCGCCAAGCAGGGCGCGGCGCAGCGGCGGGTGCAGGCGGCCGGCTCGCTGGAGAAGCTCAAGCCGGGCGATGTCATCCACGTGCCGACCGGCAAGTTCGCCGGGCTCGCGCTCGTCCTGGACCCGGGCATGCCGGCCGGGCGGTCCAACGGCCACCGCGGGTACGAGTACACCGAGGGGCCGCGGCCGCTGGTGCTCACCGTGGAGCGGCAGGTCAAGCGGCTCGCCGCGATCGACTTCCCGGTCCCGGTGGAAGCCATCGACCGGATGCGGATCCCCAAGACCTTCAACCCGCGCTCCCCGCAGTCCCGTCGGGACCTGGCTTCGGCCCTGCGGGCCAAGGCCGGGCACATAGTCCCCGAACGGCGGGGACGCGGGCGGGCCGCGGCGGCCGACGACCGCGAGATCGCCCGGCTGCGCGCCGAACTGCGGGCGCACCCCTGCCACGGCTGTGACGAGCGCGAGGACCACGCCCGCTGGGCGGAGCGCTACCACCGGCTCAAGCGTGACACCGTGCAGCTGGAACGGCGCATCGAGGGGCGCACGAACACCATCGCCCGCACCTTCGACCGGATCCACGCGCTGCTGACCGAGCTGGACTACCTGCGCGAGGACGAGGTCACCGTGCACGGCAAGCGGCTCGCCCGGCTGTACGGGGAGCTGGACCTGCTGGCGTCCGAATGCCTGCGCGAGGGCGTGTGGGAGGGGCTGAACCCGGCCGAACTGGCCGCCTGCGTCTCGGCGCTGGTGTTCGAGGCCCGCCAGTCCGACGACGCGGTGGCGCCCAAGGTGCCGGGCGGCGCGGCGAAGGCGGCGCTCGGCGAGATGGTCCGGATCTGGGGCCGGCTCGACGCGCTGGAGGAGGAACACCGCATCAACCAGGCGGAGGGCGTGGGCCAGCGCGAGCCGGACCTCGGCTTCGCGTGGGCCGCCTACCAGTGGGCGTCCGACAAGAGCCTGGACGAGGTGCTGCGCGAAGCGGAGATGCCCGCGGGTGACTTCGTACGCTGGTGCAAGCAGGTCATCGACGTGCTCGGGCAGATCGCGGCGGCGGCGCCCCCGTCCTCCGCCCCGCCGTCCTCGCAGAGCGGCAGCACGGTGGCGCGAAATGCCCGCAAGGCCGTGGACGCCCTGCTTCGGGGTGTCGTGGCCTACAGCTCCGTCGGCTAA
- a CDS encoding TetR/AcrR family transcriptional regulator gives MSGGTDEGPRRVGRPRADQHRRHSGRPPREELLCAAAELFTVRGYAATTTRTVAERAGMRQATMYHYFAGKEELLAELLESTVAPSLALARRLLADTALPAARRLWELCRSDVLLLCGGPYNLGALYLLPEVGGTRFTRFHRMRAELRDAYRELLRATSVGAELAGDRDGLALRNDLVFGLIEGVMLVHRSDPARPVAAFAEAAADAALRVAGVREKPSGP, from the coding sequence ATGAGTGGGGGAACGGACGAAGGGCCGAGACGGGTCGGTCGGCCACGCGCCGATCAGCACAGACGGCACAGCGGCCGACCGCCGCGCGAGGAACTCCTGTGCGCGGCGGCCGAGCTGTTCACGGTACGGGGCTACGCGGCGACCACCACGCGGACCGTCGCCGAACGGGCCGGAATGCGCCAGGCGACGATGTACCACTACTTCGCGGGCAAGGAGGAACTCCTCGCCGAGCTGCTGGAGTCCACGGTCGCGCCCTCACTGGCGCTGGCCCGCCGGCTGCTGGCCGATACCGCACTGCCCGCCGCGCGGCGGCTGTGGGAGCTGTGCCGCTCCGATGTGCTGCTGCTGTGCGGAGGCCCGTACAACCTGGGCGCGCTCTACCTGTTGCCGGAGGTGGGCGGAACACGCTTCACCCGGTTCCACCGGATGCGCGCGGAACTGCGCGACGCGTACCGGGAGTTGTTGCGGGCCACCTCCGTCGGGGCCGAACTGGCCGGTGACCGGGACGGGTTGGCCCTGCGCAACGACCTCGTGTTCGGCCTCATCGAGGGGGTCATGCTCGTCCACCGCTCCGACCCGGCGCGGCCGGTCGCGGCCTTCGCGGAAGCGGCCGCGGACGCGGCGTTGCGGGTCGCGGGGGTCAGGGAGAAGCCGTCGGGCCCCTGA
- a CDS encoding pseudouridine synthase, translated as MRRRSHIPPAPLPQRAGIDPVRLRLPPDPEGLWPDLGAYLTARYAGTRGAESMARLLESGRVLGPGGRVLRPRDPYEPGAFLWFHRDMPPEPVVPFPIRVVHRDEHLLVVDKPHFLATTPRGSHVFQTALARLRTELDLPALSPAHRLDRLTAGLVMFSVRPEDRGAYQSLFEQRKVFKEYEAVAHHDPQVRLPRTVRSRIEKVRGQMAAVEVPGAEPNAESVVELLAARGGLGRYRLTPHTGRTHQLRVHMNALGLPILGDPVYPVVTAAADPADYRRPLQLLARRLAFTDPLTGAAHSLESGLTLQAWDDLPGWEGGS; from the coding sequence ATGAGACGCAGATCCCACATCCCTCCCGCACCCCTGCCCCAGCGGGCCGGCATCGACCCGGTCCGCCTGCGGCTGCCTCCCGACCCGGAGGGCCTGTGGCCGGACCTCGGCGCCTACCTCACCGCCCGCTACGCCGGCACCCGCGGCGCCGAGTCCATGGCGCGGCTGCTGGAATCGGGCCGGGTGCTGGGGCCCGGCGGCCGCGTCCTGCGCCCCCGGGACCCGTACGAGCCGGGCGCCTTCCTGTGGTTCCACCGGGACATGCCGCCCGAGCCGGTCGTGCCGTTCCCGATCCGCGTCGTCCACCGCGACGAGCACCTGCTGGTCGTGGACAAGCCGCACTTCCTGGCGACGACCCCGCGCGGCAGCCACGTCTTCCAGACCGCCTTGGCGCGGCTGCGCACCGAGCTGGACCTGCCCGCCCTCAGCCCGGCGCACCGCCTCGACCGGCTGACCGCCGGACTGGTGATGTTCAGCGTCCGCCCCGAGGACCGGGGCGCCTACCAGTCGCTGTTCGAGCAGCGGAAGGTGTTCAAGGAGTACGAGGCCGTCGCACACCACGATCCGCAGGTCCGCCTCCCGCGTACGGTGCGCAGCCGCATCGAGAAGGTCCGCGGTCAGATGGCGGCGGTGGAGGTCCCGGGCGCCGAACCCAATGCGGAGAGCGTCGTCGAACTCCTCGCCGCCCGCGGGGGGCTGGGCCGCTACCGGCTGACGCCGCACACCGGTCGCACCCACCAGCTGCGGGTGCACATGAACGCCCTTGGCCTGCCCATCCTCGGCGACCCGGTCTATCCGGTGGTCACCGCGGCCGCGGATCCGGCGGACTACCGGCGTCCGCTCCAGTTGCTGGCCCGGCGCCTCGCGTTCACCGACCCCCTGACCGGCGCCGCCCACAGCCTGGAGAGCGGGCTGACCCTGCAGGCCTGGGACGACCTGCCCGGCTGGGAAGGCGGCTCCTGA
- a CDS encoding siderophore-interacting protein, which produces MAEGRARTVGTAVVVHTERLTPHMVRVVLGGDGLTGFGAGEFTDHYVKLLFAPEGVTYATPWDLERIRAEHPREEWPRQRAYTVRNWDPVHGELTLDFVVHGDEGLAGPWAASVQPGEEVRFLGPGGAYAPMPTAGWHLLAGDESALPAIGAAMERMPAGAVVHAFVEIDGPADQQKIATPDGVVPVWLHRGDRPIGEALVEAVSALEFPSRDVHAFVHGEAGFVKDLRHHLRVTRGIPRERLSISGYWRLGQTDEAWRAIKRDWNAKVEAEQEPAAAA; this is translated from the coding sequence GTGGCAGAAGGACGCGCCCGCACAGTCGGCACCGCCGTCGTCGTACACACGGAGCGGCTGACGCCGCACATGGTGCGGGTGGTGCTGGGCGGTGACGGGCTGACCGGATTCGGCGCGGGCGAGTTCACCGACCACTACGTGAAGCTCCTCTTCGCCCCCGAGGGCGTCACCTACGCCACGCCCTGGGACCTGGAGCGGATCCGCGCCGAGCACCCGCGCGAGGAGTGGCCGCGCCAGCGCGCGTACACCGTCCGCAACTGGGACCCGGTACACGGGGAGCTGACCCTCGACTTCGTCGTACACGGCGACGAGGGCCTCGCCGGCCCCTGGGCGGCCTCCGTCCAGCCGGGCGAGGAGGTACGTTTCCTCGGCCCCGGCGGCGCGTACGCCCCGATGCCGACGGCGGGCTGGCACCTGCTGGCGGGTGACGAGAGCGCGCTGCCGGCGATCGGCGCGGCGATGGAGCGGATGCCGGCCGGCGCGGTGGTGCACGCGTTCGTGGAGATCGACGGACCCGCCGACCAGCAGAAGATCGCCACCCCGGACGGTGTCGTCCCGGTCTGGCTCCACCGCGGCGACCGCCCGATCGGCGAGGCCCTGGTGGAGGCGGTCTCGGCGCTGGAGTTCCCCTCCCGCGACGTGCACGCCTTCGTCCACGGCGAGGCGGGCTTCGTCAAGGACCTCCGCCACCACCTCCGCGTGACCCGCGGCATCCCCCGCGAACGCCTCTCGATCTCCGGCTACTGGCGCCTGGGCCAGACGGACGAGGCCTGGCGGGCGATCAAGCGCGACTGGAACGCCAAGGTAGAAGCCGAACAAGAACCCGCCGCAGCCGCCTGA
- a CDS encoding 5'-3' exonuclease, translating to MLLDTASLYFRAYFGVPDSVKAPDGTPVNAVRGLLDFIGRLVQDHRPDDLVACMDADWRPQWRVELIPSYKAHRVAQETPDGPDVEETPDTLTPQVPIIEAALDAFGIARVGVAGYEADDVIGTLTARATGPVDIVTGDRDLYQLIDDEKQRRVLYPLKGVGSLQLTDEAWLREKYGVDGPGYADLALLRGDPSDGLPGVPGIGEKTAAKLLDAFGGLPGIIAAIDDPRSKLTPTQRKRLDESRPYLAVAPKVVKVAPDVPLPAFDPALPTAPAHPEMVEALARRWGLGGAVARLGSALRR from the coding sequence ATGCTCCTGGACACCGCCTCCCTCTACTTCCGCGCGTACTTCGGCGTGCCGGACTCCGTGAAGGCCCCGGACGGCACACCCGTCAACGCCGTGCGCGGCCTGCTCGACTTCATCGGGCGGCTGGTCCAGGACCACCGCCCCGACGACCTGGTGGCCTGTATGGACGCCGACTGGCGGCCGCAGTGGCGAGTGGAGCTGATCCCCTCCTACAAGGCGCACCGGGTCGCGCAGGAGACGCCGGACGGCCCCGACGTGGAGGAGACGCCCGACACGCTGACCCCGCAGGTGCCGATCATCGAAGCGGCGCTGGACGCGTTCGGGATCGCGCGGGTGGGCGTCGCCGGGTACGAGGCGGACGACGTGATCGGCACCCTCACGGCCCGCGCCACGGGCCCGGTGGACATCGTCACGGGCGACCGGGACCTGTACCAGCTCATCGACGACGAGAAGCAGCGCCGCGTGCTGTACCCGCTCAAGGGCGTGGGCTCGCTCCAGCTCACGGACGAGGCGTGGCTGCGGGAGAAGTACGGGGTGGACGGGCCCGGCTACGCGGACCTGGCGCTGCTGCGCGGGGACCCGAGCGACGGCCTGCCGGGTGTCCCCGGGATCGGCGAGAAGACGGCGGCCAAGCTGCTGGACGCGTTCGGCGGCCTGCCGGGGATCATCGCGGCGATCGACGACCCGAGGTCGAAGCTGACCCCGACGCAGCGCAAGCGGCTGGACGAGTCCCGGCCCTACCTGGCGGTGGCCCCGAAGGTGGTCAAGGTCGCCCCGGACGTCCCGCTGCCCGCCTTCGACCCGGCGCTCCCGACGGCGCCGGCGCATCCTGAAATGGTCGAGGCGCTGGCCCGCCGATGGGGTCTGGGCGGAGCGGTGGCACGTCTGGGCAGCGCACTCCGGCGATGA
- a CDS encoding helix-turn-helix domain-containing protein, whose product MNDKDGRDGKIGTDGRDEKEKDAKEQPLRVGVAVRKRRRALHLTLAVVSARSGLSVPFLSQIENERARPSMRSLERVADALETTAVELLAASDTARTVDLVRAGDDSGLAPAPGVRPLVRGHHQLHALEFSGDQDAGREYQHRNDELMYVVAGACQVEAEGRAYRLESGDALFLSGGVRHRWRAVSEDTRLLVVAVGEHIHATSEPPSPEH is encoded by the coding sequence ATGAACGACAAGGACGGCAGGGACGGCAAGATCGGCACCGACGGCAGGGACGAGAAGGAGAAGGACGCCAAGGAGCAACCGCTTCGGGTGGGCGTCGCCGTACGCAAACGGCGCCGCGCCCTGCACCTGACCCTTGCCGTCGTATCGGCCCGCAGCGGCCTGTCCGTCCCCTTCCTGAGCCAGATAGAGAACGAGCGGGCCCGGCCCAGCATGCGTTCCCTGGAGCGGGTCGCGGACGCCCTCGAGACCACCGCCGTCGAACTGCTGGCCGCCTCCGACACCGCGCGCACGGTGGACCTGGTACGGGCCGGGGACGACTCCGGGCTGGCGCCCGCCCCGGGCGTGCGTCCCCTCGTACGGGGGCACCACCAACTGCACGCCCTGGAGTTCAGCGGGGACCAGGACGCCGGCCGCGAGTACCAGCACCGCAACGACGAGCTGATGTACGTCGTCGCGGGCGCCTGCCAGGTGGAGGCCGAAGGGCGGGCGTACCGGCTGGAGAGCGGCGACGCGCTGTTCCTGTCCGGCGGTGTGCGCCACCGCTGGCGGGCCGTGAGCGAGGACACCCGGCTCCTGGTCGTGGCGGTGGGCGAGCACATCCACGCCACGTCCGAGCCGCCCTCGCCGGAGCACTGA
- a CDS encoding helical backbone metal receptor: MSLVPSLTEAVAVSAPGRLVGVTDWCTHPGDLADAVRIGGTKNPDVPAIIGLRPDLVIANEEENRPADLAALEAAGVRVLVTEVRTLPQAFTELERVLVGALGLARPGWLDDAQAAWARVVPLPAVRAVVPVWRRPWMVLGRDTFAGDVLARLGVINVYAGHAGRYPRIGPDEPAAAGCDLVVLPDEPYRFTAGDGPEAFPGLPAALVSGRHLTWYGPSLVRAPAVLSQALGAATA; encoded by the coding sequence GTGTCGCTGGTGCCGTCGTTGACGGAGGCGGTGGCGGTGAGCGCGCCGGGCCGGCTCGTCGGGGTCACCGACTGGTGCACGCACCCCGGGGACCTCGCGGACGCGGTACGGATCGGCGGGACGAAGAACCCCGACGTGCCCGCGATCATCGGGCTGCGTCCGGACCTGGTCATAGCCAACGAGGAGGAGAACCGGCCCGCGGACCTCGCCGCGCTGGAGGCCGCCGGGGTGCGGGTGCTGGTCACCGAGGTCCGTACGCTGCCGCAGGCCTTCACCGAACTGGAACGCGTGCTGGTCGGGGCGCTGGGGCTGGCGCGGCCGGGCTGGCTGGACGACGCCCAGGCGGCGTGGGCCCGGGTGGTGCCGCTGCCCGCGGTGCGCGCGGTCGTACCGGTGTGGCGGCGGCCGTGGATGGTCCTGGGCCGGGACACCTTCGCCGGGGACGTCCTGGCCCGCCTCGGCGTGATCAACGTCTACGCCGGCCATGCCGGGCGCTATCCGCGGATCGGGCCGGACGAGCCTGCCGCCGCGGGCTGTGACCTGGTGGTCCTGCCGGACGAGCCGTACCGGTTCACGGCCGGGGACGGCCCCGAGGCCTTCCCGGGCCTGCCGGCCGCGCTCGTGAGCGGCCGGCATCTGACCTGGTACGGGCCCTCGCTGGTGCGGGCTCCGGCGGTGCTGTCGCAGGCCCTGGGGGCGGCGACGGCCTAG
- a CDS encoding TDT family transporter, producing the protein MATTRVLPRTTPAPAHPAHKAAALRHLGPNWYACVMGTAIVANAGATLPHQLPGQRVACQLVWALSAVALAALLTARAGHWLHHRDQARTHLLDPAVAPFYGCLAMALLAVGAGTLLVGKDLIGTPAAVAADTVLYTAGTVIGLLMAVLVPYLMVVRHRIEPGQATPVWLLPLVSPMVSAAVGPLLIPHLPAGQAREAMLLGCYALFGVSLLATLVMLPLVFGRLVFSGPLPLALTPTLFLVLGPLGQSTTAVNQLSDMAPLSIGAPYAHAFGAFAVVYGVPVTGFALLWLALAAAMLVRAARAGMGFAMTWWALTFPVGTCVTGATGLARHTGLTAFSWLATALFLTLLTTWLAATAHTLRGLFTGRLLPR; encoded by the coding sequence ATGGCCACCACCCGCGTGCTACCCCGCACCACCCCCGCACCCGCGCACCCCGCCCACAAGGCCGCCGCGCTCCGCCACCTCGGTCCCAACTGGTACGCCTGCGTCATGGGCACGGCGATCGTCGCCAACGCGGGCGCCACCCTCCCCCACCAGCTCCCCGGACAGCGCGTGGCCTGCCAGCTCGTATGGGCGCTGTCCGCCGTGGCCCTCGCCGCCTTGCTCACCGCACGCGCCGGGCACTGGCTCCACCACCGCGACCAGGCGCGGACCCACCTCCTCGACCCCGCCGTGGCACCCTTCTACGGCTGCCTGGCGATGGCCCTGCTGGCCGTCGGCGCCGGCACCCTGCTCGTCGGCAAGGACCTCATCGGCACCCCGGCGGCCGTCGCCGCCGACACCGTGCTGTACACCGCCGGGACCGTGATCGGCCTGCTGATGGCCGTACTGGTCCCCTACCTGATGGTGGTGCGGCACCGGATCGAGCCGGGCCAGGCCACCCCCGTGTGGCTGCTGCCCCTGGTCTCCCCCATGGTCTCCGCCGCCGTGGGCCCCCTGCTCATCCCCCACCTGCCCGCCGGCCAGGCCCGCGAGGCGATGCTGCTGGGCTGCTACGCCCTGTTCGGCGTGAGCCTGCTGGCCACGCTGGTGATGCTGCCCCTGGTCTTCGGGCGCCTGGTCTTCAGCGGGCCGCTGCCCCTTGCGCTGACCCCGACCCTGTTCCTGGTCCTGGGTCCCCTCGGCCAGTCGACCACCGCCGTGAACCAGCTCTCCGACATGGCCCCGCTGTCGATCGGTGCGCCCTACGCCCACGCGTTCGGCGCCTTCGCCGTGGTCTACGGGGTGCCCGTGACGGGCTTCGCCCTGCTCTGGCTGGCCCTCGCCGCCGCGATGCTGGTCCGGGCGGCCCGGGCGGGCATGGGGTTCGCGATGACCTGGTGGGCGCTGACCTTCCCCGTCGGCACCTGCGTGACCGGTGCCACCGGCCTGGCCCGCCACACCGGCCTGACCGCCTTCTCCTGGCTGGCCACCGCCCTGTTCCTGACGCTGCTGACGACCTGGCTCGCCGCCACCGCCCACACCCTGCGCGGCCTGTTCACCGGCCGGCTGCTGCCCCGCTAG